In the genome of Chryseobacterium sp. 52, the window TCTACTTTTACACTCAGTTTTTAAAAGATATTTTTTCCAACCGTGACCTTGCGCCCTGCAATCAAAGAATACACCTGATGGCTCATTCCATGGGAAACAGGGTACTGCAAAGTATGCTGTACAGTCTTAAAAAGGAAAACATACTCCGTGTAATAGACCAGGTGCTTCTTTTAAACGCTGATGTAACGTATAAGGTCTTTGAAGATTCGGAAGATTCTTTTAATAAGCTTCCGCTGCTTGCCAACCGTGTTTCTATTTACTTAAACAGAAAAGATACTATTTTGGGAATTTCACAATTCACCAAAAATATCCTGACCCCAAGATTAGGTAAACATGGTCCCGGGGATATTGAGAGATTTAAAGAGATTGTCTCCATTATTGACTGTACTTTCGTAAAGGATGATGTTCTTAACAGCTTTAAATATGAAGTAGGAAATCATTGGGGATATCTTTCCAGCTCGATGGTTCAGAAGGATATCTTCCAGAATTTATATGGTATAGACAGAAACTTAATTACCGGAAGATCAAAGGATAACGAAAATATATTCACAATTATTTCTTAACAATATATTAAAAAACAGGTCATGAAATGAATCATATGTTAAACTTTAAACCAATGTTTAAATTGGCACAAAGATTGTAAATTTTCATTAAACAGAGAAATAAAAATTTTATCATGAGAAGAATTAAAAACAAGTTTTCTTACATATTGAGATATATTAAGAAAGCAATTTTTGTAAAAGACGTGATTTAATTAGAGAAAAAATAACCCTTAAAAAAAAAGTCTATCCGACCCTAACATTACTTTTACCCCTTAAATTGCTAACTATTAATACATATCTTCCCGTATCAACATTGGAAGCATATTCTGTTTTTATACTGTTCAAAATCACTCCTAGTCAAGAATATTATTTTCAATGAAAGATAAATCCTGGCGGTGTGAATTTAGTTAATTTAAGTTAAAACCTTGTATAATAAAAAAAACAGGCTGATATTTACTCTACCAATCAACTTAAAATCTTTATTATGAAAAACATGAAAAAACTTAAAAAAGGAGAATTAAAAACAATTAAAGGAGGAATAGTCCCGATAGGCTGCAGCAGCTGGGATCCAAGAAAAAGATGCTGCAGAGCATGGGATGATGAGCATATGAGCAATCCTGTTTGCCCTGAGATTTAATTAATATCCTTTCACCGTTTTAAACCAAAGCAATTCATTGTTTAGTTCTAAACTGGATTCAAAATTATTTACAAATAGAGATCCGGTGCCCAAACCTTGCGGCATCGGATTTTTTTTAGTGAATGTGTATTGGGCAATGGCATTCAGGCCGATATTGCTTTCCAGTGCAGAAGTAATCCACCAGCCGATATTCTGTTCCTCTGCCAGAGAAATCCACTCATCTGAACCGGCAAAGCCGCCAACCAAAGCCGGCTTAAGAATAATATACTGAGGCTTAATTGTTTCTAACAGCTTTTTCTTTTCATTAGCATCTGTAATCCCAATCAAGTCTTCGTCCAAAGCAATAGGAATAGGGGTTGCAGCACATAATGAAGCCATATCATCCCAGTTTCCCGCTTTAATAGGCTGCTCAATAGAATGAATATGAAGATCTGCAAGCTGCTGTAAAACAGTCTCTGCCTCCTCTCTGCTGAACCCACCGTTGGCATCTACCCTGAGTTCAAGCTTCTCTTTTGAAAATTTCTCTCTTAATTTCTGAAGAACCTCATGTTCAGACTCCCAGTTGATACCAATCTTCAGTTTAATACAATGAAACCCTTTTTCAAGTTTATCCTGAATCTGCTCTTCCATATACTGAATATCTCCCATCCAGATCAGTCCGTTGATCATAATAGCAGATCGACCTTCTGTAAATTCACTCGGGAAATAGAGATGATCTCCGTTTTTAAGATTTAAAAGAGCCTGCTCAAATCCAAACCAAATGGAAGGAAATTCTTTCAGCTCTTCTTTTAAATACTGATTATCCTGATTAATATTCTCGCAGAGCCACTGCAGTTTTTCTTCATAATCCGGCCTGTCATCAAAACTCAGTCCTCTGAACACAGCACACTCTCCTGTTCCTTTTTTTCCGTGGTCTTCGACTTCGAGAATAAAGGTCTCTTTTTCATGCAAAACGCCGCGAGACGTTCCGCTCGGGCGTTTAAATTCTAATAAATATCTAGAATATGTTGCTTTCATTATTTTACACTGTCGATCCGCATAAATTCCTCAGCTTTTTCTACCATCTGGATACTTCCGCAGAAAAACGGAATTCTCTGGTGAAGTTCGGTAGGTTCAACTTCAAGAATTCTTCTGAATCCGTCTGTCGCTTTTCCTCCGGCCTGTTCAGCAAGGAATGCCATAGGATTACACTCGTAAAGCAGTCTTAGTTTTCCGTTTGGAGCCTGAGAATAAGAAGGATAAATATAAATTCCTCCTTTCAGCATATTTCTGTGGAAATCTGCCACTAAAGAACCGATATATCTGGAGGTATAAGGACGGTCTCCTTCTTCCATCTGACAGTATTTAAGATAGTTTTTAACTCCTTGTGGGAATTTGATGTAGTTTCCTTCGTTGATAGAGTAAATCTTTCCATTGGTAGGAAACGTCATATTGGGATGAGAAAGATAATACGTTCCCAGTGAAGGGTCCAGCGTAAATCCATTCACACCATTTCCGGTAGTATACACAATCATGGTAGAAGAACCGTAGATCACATACCCTGCAGCAATCTGATTGATTCCCTTCTGAAGGAAATCTTCTAACTGAACCGGAGTTCCGGGCTCTGTTACTCTTCTGTAAATAGAGAAAATAGTTCCTACAGAAACATTCACATCAATATTGGAAGATCCGTCCAGAGGATCGATCAGGACTACATACTTGCTTAAATGACCGTTTTCACCACACTTAATGTCTATAAAGTCGTCATTTTCCTCAGAAGCAATACCACAAACCACCTCTCTTTGAGACAAAGCTGTAATAAAAATTTCATTGGCGATTACATCAAGTTTCTGCTGTTCTTCACCCTGAATATTCTGGTTTCCGGCAGCTCCTGTTATATCTACAATTCCGGCTTTATTTACTTCTCTGTTTACCACTTTTGAAGCCAATCTTATTGCACTCAGAAGGCGAGAAAATTCACCTGTAGAATACTGGAAATCATCCTGCTTATCAATAAGAAATTCTCCTAAAGTCTGTAATGGTTGATTTGACATATTTTTCTTTTTACGTTTTCCCCAAATTTCGGAAAATTTATCGGAGAAAGAAAGCTTTTATTACAAAAGACCTTACATACTGTATTTCAACACAATACAACAACACCAGTACAGTACCCTTAAAAATATCACTCCATCATTAATCCCCATTTGATGACAATAAATCAACGAAATTCTGATAATATTCATCAAGTCTCAATTTTAATAAAATCTTAATTGCCTCCTTCCGCCCGAGACTTTCATATCTCGTTGTAAATTTATAATTTTGACCTCCGTAAAAAACTCATGTAATTTTTAATCTAACAATTTTATTTTAAACAAATTAATGAAAATTTTCAAGTTTGGTGGAGCATCTGTGAAAGATGCCGAAAGTGTAAAAAATGTGTCCATGGTTTTGCAAAGCCAGGGATTTGCTAAGTGTTTGCTGGTTATTTCAGCAATGGGCAAGACGACGAATGAATTGGAAAAGGTTGTAGAACTTTATTTCAAGAAGGATAACTATCAAACTGAGATTGAAAAGATAAAACGAAAACACATTGAAATTTCGGAAGGTCTGTTTCCTGAAAACCACGCCGTTTTTGCAGAGATCAATGTATTTTTTGATGATATCGATTCTTTTTTACGAAGAAACAAATCGCCTAATTACAGCTTCGTTTATGACCAGGTGGTAAGCTGCGGGGAAATGATTTCTACGAAAATCCTAAGTGAATATCTGAATGAAATTCAGTTTACAAACCAGTGGCTGGATGCCAGAGATTATATCAAAACTGATAATTCTTATAGAGAAGGCACGGTAGACTGGGCAAAAACAGAAGAATTTATTTCCACTTTAAATACTGAGATCTGCTATGTAACTCAGGGTTTCATAGGTTCTGACGACAATAATTTTACGGTAACTTTAGGAAGAGAGGGTTCTGACTACTCTGCTGCTATTTTCGCATACTGTCTGGATGCAGAAGCTATGACCATCTGGAAAGATGTTCCGGGAGTCATGACGGGAGATCCGAGAAAATTTAATGATGTTTCTCTTCTTTCTAATATTTCGTATGAAGAAGCAATTGAACTGGCGTATTACGGTGCCAGTGTTATTCACCCGAAAACATTACAGCCGCTACAGCAGAAAGCAATCCCTTTCTATGTAAAATCTTTTGTAGATCCTACTAAAGAAGGAACCAAAGTGGGAGCTTCAGACAAGAACCAACATGAAGAATCTTACATTTTAAAAGAGAATCAGGTTCTTTTAAAGATTTCTACCAGAGACTTCTCATTCATTGCAGAAGACCATATGAGCCTTATTTTCGGATATCTTTCCAAATATAAGATCAAAGTATCTCTGATGCAGAATTCTGCCATTTCACTGGCCCTATGTCTGGAAGACAAATTTGACCAGGTTGATGAGCTTAATGATGAACTTCAAAAAATATTTAAAACCAAAGCTGTTAAAAATGTATCTTTATTCACAGTAAGAAATGCGAAGATGGATCATATTGATAAATTTTACCAGGAAAAAAATGTATTATTGGAACAGATTTCTAAAAATACAGTCCAAATGGTAACACAATAATTTTAACTGCGACTAAACACATATGAGTTTAATTTCGAAAAACGATCTTATCACAGCTTCCGGCTTAAGCAAACTCGGGTTCCTGAAGAACCCGGTAGCTTCTGCCGTGATGAGCATTGCCAAAATAAATGAAGTTAATAGATTATACGATAAATTAAAAAACAAGGAAGGCAAAGACTTTTTCGACTCATTTGTAAGAGAAAGAAACTTAAGCTATGTTGCTTTTGAAGAAGATCTGGCAAAAGTTCCGAAAACGGGGCCGTTTATTCTGGTTTCAAACCATCCGCTGGGTGCTATTGACGGAATTTTAATGTGCAAGATCCTATCTGAGGTACGTCCGGATTTTAAAGTCATGGGTAATTTCCTGCTGGAAAAGATCAAGCCTATGGAACCGTACGTAATCTCTGTTAACCCTTTTGAAAACAGAAAAGACGCTTACAGCAGTACTTCCGGAATGCGTGAAACACTGAAACACCTTCAGAACGGAGGCTGCGTAGGTATTTTCCCGGCTGGAGAAGTATCCAATAAAAATAATCCTTACGGAGAAATTCTTGACAGAGAATGGGAAAAACCAGCCCTTAAACTGATCAGAATGGCTAAAGTACCCGTAGTTCCTTTGTATTTTCACGCTAAAAACAGCCGCCTGTTTTATCAGGTAGCAAAACTTCATCCAAGCTTGCAGACTTTGATGCTTCCTGCCGAAATGATGAATGACAGGGAAAAACCGATCAGAATCAGGATAGGAAAGCAAATCACGGTAAAGGCAATGGATGAGATGGAAACCATTGAAGAACTGGGTGAATTCCTGAAGCGTAAGGTCTATATGATGAAATCTTACTACGAGAAGAGGAAATCACTGGCGCAGAGTATCAATCTTAAAAACTTAACGGTAAAATTCCCACTGTTAAAAGAGGAAAACATTGTTCAGAATATCATTGACGAAACTCCTAAAGAAGACATTCTTAAAGATATCAGCAAACTGAAAGGCACCGATAAAATGCTGTTCAGTAACGGAAATTATGAGATCTATTTCACAACTTACGAGGAAATTCCTTCTGTGATGAGAGAAATCGGGCGTCAGAGGGAACTCACTTTCCGTGCTGTAGGGGAAGGAAGCAATCTTCCGTTCGACCTTGACGAATATGATAAGCATTATCACCATCTTTTCCTTTGGGACAGCAGTGCAGAAAAACTTGCAGGGGCTTACAGAATGGCCTTGGGTAAGGAGGTAATGAAGAAATACGGCATCAAAGGGTTCTATACAAGCTCTTTATTTGAGTTTGAACAGGACATCCATCCTTTTTTCAAGAAAGTGATTGAAATGGGCCGTGCTTACATCTGTGAGGAGTATCAGCAGAAGCCACTTCCTCTTTTCCTTTTATGGAGAGGTATCGTGCATGTATGCTTAAGAAA includes:
- a CDS encoding bacteriocin-like protein, with amino-acid sequence MKNMKKLKKGELKTIKGGIVPIGCSSWDPRKRCCRAWDDEHMSNPVCPEI
- the menC gene encoding o-succinylbenzoate synthase, whose translation is MKATYSRYLLEFKRPSGTSRGVLHEKETFILEVEDHGKKGTGECAVFRGLSFDDRPDYEEKLQWLCENINQDNQYLKEELKEFPSIWFGFEQALLNLKNGDHLYFPSEFTEGRSAIMINGLIWMGDIQYMEEQIQDKLEKGFHCIKLKIGINWESEHEVLQKLREKFSKEKLELRVDANGGFSREEAETVLQQLADLHIHSIEQPIKAGNWDDMASLCAATPIPIALDEDLIGITDANEKKKLLETIKPQYIILKPALVGGFAGSDEWISLAEEQNIGWWITSALESNIGLNAIAQYTFTKKNPMPQGLGTGSLFVNNFESSLELNNELLWFKTVKGY
- the fbp gene encoding class 1 fructose-bisphosphatase, encoding MSNQPLQTLGEFLIDKQDDFQYSTGEFSRLLSAIRLASKVVNREVNKAGIVDITGAAGNQNIQGEEQQKLDVIANEIFITALSQREVVCGIASEENDDFIDIKCGENGHLSKYVVLIDPLDGSSNIDVNVSVGTIFSIYRRVTEPGTPVQLEDFLQKGINQIAAGYVIYGSSTMIVYTTGNGVNGFTLDPSLGTYYLSHPNMTFPTNGKIYSINEGNYIKFPQGVKNYLKYCQMEEGDRPYTSRYIGSLVADFHRNMLKGGIYIYPSYSQAPNGKLRLLYECNPMAFLAEQAGGKATDGFRRILEVEPTELHQRIPFFCGSIQMVEKAEEFMRIDSVK
- a CDS encoding aspartate kinase; protein product: MKIFKFGGASVKDAESVKNVSMVLQSQGFAKCLLVISAMGKTTNELEKVVELYFKKDNYQTEIEKIKRKHIEISEGLFPENHAVFAEINVFFDDIDSFLRRNKSPNYSFVYDQVVSCGEMISTKILSEYLNEIQFTNQWLDARDYIKTDNSYREGTVDWAKTEEFISTLNTEICYVTQGFIGSDDNNFTVTLGREGSDYSAAIFAYCLDAEAMTIWKDVPGVMTGDPRKFNDVSLLSNISYEEAIELAYYGASVIHPKTLQPLQQKAIPFYVKSFVDPTKEGTKVGASDKNQHEESYILKENQVLLKISTRDFSFIAEDHMSLIFGYLSKYKIKVSLMQNSAISLALCLEDKFDQVDELNDELQKIFKTKAVKNVSLFTVRNAKMDHIDKFYQEKNVLLEQISKNTVQMVTQ
- a CDS encoding lysophospholipid acyltransferase family protein codes for the protein MSLISKNDLITASGLSKLGFLKNPVASAVMSIAKINEVNRLYDKLKNKEGKDFFDSFVRERNLSYVAFEEDLAKVPKTGPFILVSNHPLGAIDGILMCKILSEVRPDFKVMGNFLLEKIKPMEPYVISVNPFENRKDAYSSTSGMRETLKHLQNGGCVGIFPAGEVSNKNNPYGEILDREWEKPALKLIRMAKVPVVPLYFHAKNSRLFYQVAKLHPSLQTLMLPAEMMNDREKPIRIRIGKQITVKAMDEMETIEELGEFLKRKVYMMKSYYEKRKSLAQSINLKNLTVKFPLLKEENIVQNIIDETPKEDILKDISKLKGTDKMLFSNGNYEIYFTTYEEIPSVMREIGRQRELTFRAVGEGSNLPFDLDEYDKHYHHLFLWDSSAEKLAGAYRMALGKEVMKKYGIKGFYTSSLFEFEQDIHPFFKKVIEMGRAYICEEYQQKPLPLFLLWRGIVHVCLRNSDHKFLMGGVSISNKFSEFSKSLMIEFMRSNYFDSAVAQYITPRNEYKVKLRDRDKNIFFEEMESDLNKLDKIIDDLEPELRLPVLIKKYIKQNAKVIAFNVDPNFNDAIDGLMYIRISDLPESTIKPVLEEMSDHIRKEQENNSAENQ